GGAGTGGCGACTGAGGAGTAAATTGGCCGCAAAAAGAATaaaactcaaaaattctATATAAGGAGaaggtttttttttcacttcGAAAGTACCATTATCTGCTCATACACCAACCAATATTCACTCAATAGTTAATAATGGCTAGAACCAAGCAAACAGCAAGAAAGTCCACTGGTGGTAAAGCCCCAAGAAAGCAACTGGCTTCTAAGGCCGCCAGAAAGTCTGCCCCATCAACCGGTGGTGTCAAGAAGCCTCACAGATATAAGCCTGGTACTGTTGCCTTGAGAGAAATCAGAAGGTTCCAGAAGTCTACTGAACTTTTGATTAGAAAGCTTCCTTTCCAAAGATTGGTTAGAGAGATTGCTCAGGATTTCAAGACTGATTTGAGATTCCAATCTTCTGCCATCGGTGCCCTACAGGAATCCGTTGAAGCCTACTTGGTTTCTCTGTTCGAAGACACTAACTTGGCTGCCATCCACGCCAAGCGTGTTACCatccagaagaaggacatTAAGTTGGCCAGAAGACTGAGAGGTGAAAGATCTTAGATGGCATAGTGTCACGAAGACGCTTAATTTCTAAATATCATCGGGTACTCAACATGTTATATCGAGGCGGATTGTGATCATGCACATCCTTTTTTATAAATATGGGCTATCCGTCTCTCGGTTTCAATTGTATAGTAGGTTTTTTATAATCAAAGAATGCTTTCGTTTAGTAAAGAGGTGGCACGATTATAAAACGAAGTCCGGCCTTA
The Lachancea thermotolerans CBS 6340 chromosome G complete sequence genome window above contains:
- the HHT1 gene encoding histone H3 (highly similar to uniprot|P61830 Saccharomyces cerevisiae YBR010W One of two identical histone H3 proteins; core histone required for chromatin assembly, involved in heterochromatin-mediated telomeric and HM silencing; regulated by acetylation, methylation, and mitotic phosphorylation): MARTKQTARKSTGGKAPRKQLASKAARKSAPSTGGVKKPHRYKPGTVALREIRRFQKSTELLIRKLPFQRLVREIAQDFKTDLRFQSSAIGALQESVEAYLVSLFEDTNLAAIHAKRVTIQKKDIKLARRLRGERS